The following are encoded together in the Falsiruegeria litorea R37 genome:
- a CDS encoding branched-chain amino acid ABC transporter permease has protein sequence MNETLKNTGLFAIVGGLIIATGFMQSWNSAILIINMGLISAIMAIGVNLQWGFAGLFNVGVMGFVALGGLAVVLIAGDYSPEAWSAGGFGIVLALLLGAATVTAAVMISKKMAKGRARTLAMLAVLIGGFVVYRAVFDPNVAAVEAINPAAAGNIGGLGLPVLLAWPAGGLLAAGAAWLIGKTALGLRSDYLAIATLGIAEIIIAVLKNEDWLARGVKNVIGLPRPVPYEIDLQNDPAFVERAAGMGLDPVMASTLYVKLGYSVLFMMVLLVLLWMAQMALKSPWGRMMRAIRDNEVAAEAMGKDVTRRHLQIFVLGSAVCGIAGAMMTTLDGQLTPGTYNPLRFTFLVWVMVIVGGSGNNFGAVLGAMLIWFLWVQVEPLGIWVMELVTSGMAEDSALRDHLLDSAAHMRLLTMGVILLLVLRFSPRGLIPEK, from the coding sequence ATGAACGAGACGCTTAAAAATACCGGCCTCTTTGCGATTGTCGGCGGTCTGATCATCGCGACGGGTTTCATGCAAAGCTGGAACTCGGCGATCCTGATCATCAACATGGGTCTGATCTCGGCCATCATGGCCATTGGTGTGAACCTGCAATGGGGCTTTGCCGGCCTCTTCAACGTGGGTGTCATGGGTTTTGTGGCGCTAGGCGGTCTGGCCGTGGTGCTGATCGCTGGGGATTACAGCCCCGAGGCCTGGAGTGCCGGCGGTTTCGGCATCGTTCTGGCCCTTTTGCTTGGGGCGGCCACGGTGACGGCGGCAGTCATGATCTCAAAGAAGATGGCCAAAGGTCGCGCCCGGACACTTGCCATGCTGGCGGTTCTGATCGGCGGCTTTGTCGTCTATCGCGCGGTCTTTGATCCGAATGTCGCAGCGGTCGAGGCGATCAATCCTGCCGCTGCGGGCAACATCGGCGGCCTTGGCTTGCCGGTTCTGCTGGCTTGGCCTGCGGGCGGTCTGTTGGCGGCAGGCGCCGCTTGGCTGATTGGCAAGACGGCCCTTGGTCTGCGTTCGGACTATCTGGCGATTGCGACGCTGGGGATCGCCGAGATCATCATCGCCGTGCTCAAGAACGAGGATTGGTTGGCGCGCGGCGTGAAAAACGTCATCGGTCTGCCCCGCCCGGTTCCTTATGAGATCGATCTGCAGAATGATCCCGCCTTTGTGGAACGGGCTGCAGGCATGGGGCTGGACCCGGTGATGGCATCGACGCTCTACGTCAAGCTTGGATACTCGGTTCTGTTCATGATGGTCCTGCTGGTTCTGCTCTGGATGGCGCAGATGGCGCTCAAAAGTCCCTGGGGTCGCATGATGCGCGCGATCCGCGACAATGAGGTCGCGGCCGAGGCCATGGGTAAGGACGTCACCCGCCGTCACCTGCAGATCTTTGTTTTGGGCTCTGCAGTCTGCGGCATTGCAGGTGCGATGATGACCACGCTGGACGGTCAGTTGACGCCGGGCACATACAACCCGCTGCGGTTCACCTTCCTTGTCTGGGTCATGGTGATCGTTGGCGGGTCTGGTAACAACTTTGGCGCCGTCTTGGGCGCGATGCTGATCTGGTTCCTTTGGGTGCAGGTCGAACCGCTTGGCATCTGGGTGATGGAGTTGGTGACTTCCGGAATGGCCGAGGACAGCGCCTTGCGCGACCACCTTCTGGACAGTGCCGCGCACATGCGATTGCTGACCATGGGGGTCATTCTTCTTTTGGTGCTCAGGTTCAGCCCACGTGGATTGATCCCCGAGAAATGA
- a CDS encoding branched-chain amino acid ABC transporter permease, with protein MDFLNALVALSNFVLVPAIAYGSQLALGALGVTLIYGILRFSNFAHGDTMAFGAMITVLVTWWMQSIGISFGPLPTALLALPFGILGTMLLVLFTDRVVYKFYREQKAKPVILVIVSMGVMFIMNGLVRFVIGPGDQRFADGERFIISARDFKTMTGLKEGLAIKTTQGITVVVAIICVIALFWFLNRTRTGKSMRAYSDNEDLALLSGINPERVVMYTWLIVAALAATAGVLYGLDKSFKPFVYFQLLLPIFASAIVGGLGNPLGAIAGGFVIAFSEVTITYAWKKVAKYMLPESLEPSGLAQLLSTDYKFAVSFVILLIVLLFKPTGLFKGKAV; from the coding sequence ATGGATTTCCTCAACGCCCTCGTGGCGCTTTCCAACTTTGTGCTGGTCCCAGCGATCGCCTATGGCAGCCAATTGGCCCTGGGTGCGCTTGGGGTCACGCTGATCTATGGCATCTTGCGGTTCTCGAACTTTGCCCATGGGGACACCATGGCGTTTGGCGCGATGATCACCGTTCTGGTGACCTGGTGGATGCAAAGCATCGGGATCAGCTTTGGTCCGCTGCCGACCGCCCTGCTCGCCCTGCCGTTTGGCATCTTGGGCACCATGTTGTTGGTGCTGTTCACTGACCGCGTGGTGTACAAGTTCTATCGTGAGCAAAAGGCCAAACCGGTGATCCTGGTGATCGTGTCGATGGGCGTCATGTTCATCATGAACGGTCTGGTGCGCTTCGTCATCGGCCCCGGAGATCAACGCTTTGCCGACGGCGAACGCTTCATCATCTCGGCGCGGGATTTCAAAACCATGACCGGGCTGAAGGAAGGGTTGGCGATCAAGACCACACAAGGGATCACCGTTGTGGTCGCGATAATCTGCGTGATCGCGCTGTTCTGGTTCCTCAACCGCACCCGCACGGGTAAATCGATGCGGGCCTATTCGGACAACGAGGATCTGGCGCTTTTGTCGGGCATCAACCCCGAGCGTGTGGTCATGTACACATGGCTGATCGTGGCTGCTTTGGCAGCGACGGCCGGTGTGCTCTATGGTCTCGACAAATCATTCAAGCCGTTTGTCTATTTCCAGCTGCTGCTGCCCATCTTTGCTTCGGCCATCGTCGGTGGTCTGGGCAACCCGCTGGGGGCGATTGCGGGTGGCTTTGTCATCGCCTTTTCAGAAGTGACGATCACCTATGCCTGGAAGAAGGTGGCGAAATACATGCTGCCTGAAAGCCTGGAACCCTCGGGCCTCGCCCAACTGCTCAGCACAGATTACAAGTTCGCGGTCAGTTTCGTGATCCTGCTTATCGTGCTGCTCTTCAAGCCAACCGGTCTGTTCAAGGGGAAAGCGGTATGA
- a CDS encoding ABC transporter ATP-binding protein gives MSEPFLIGDTMTGGYGKGPDILHECTIAVNPGEIAVIVGPNGAGKSTAMKAVFGMLDVRQGAVRLDGEDITKLSPQDRVVKGMGFVPQTSNIFTSMTVEENLEMGAFIRTDDIRDTMEQVYTLFPILRDKRHQAAGELSGGQRQQVAVGRALMTQPKVLMLDEPTAGVSPIVMDELFDRIIEVSRTGIPILMVEQNARQALEIADKGYVLVQGRNAYTGTGKELLADPEVRKSFLGG, from the coding sequence ATGTCTGAACCCTTTCTGATTGGCGACACGATGACCGGCGGCTACGGCAAGGGGCCGGACATCCTGCATGAGTGCACCATCGCGGTGAACCCCGGCGAGATCGCTGTCATCGTCGGCCCCAACGGGGCTGGTAAGTCGACGGCAATGAAGGCCGTCTTTGGCATGCTCGACGTCCGTCAGGGCGCGGTGCGTCTGGATGGCGAAGACATCACCAAGCTCAGCCCGCAGGACCGCGTGGTCAAGGGCATGGGCTTTGTGCCGCAGACCTCAAACATCTTCACTTCGATGACGGTCGAAGAGAACCTTGAGATGGGCGCCTTCATCCGCACCGACGATATCCGGGACACGATGGAGCAGGTCTATACCCTGTTCCCGATCCTGCGCGACAAGCGCCATCAGGCAGCCGGAGAGCTGTCGGGCGGTCAGCGTCAGCAGGTGGCCGTGGGGCGCGCGCTGATGACCCAACCCAAAGTTCTGATGCTGGACGAACCCACCGCGGGTGTCTCGCCCATCGTCATGGACGAATTGTTCGACCGCATCATCGAGGTCAGCCGCACTGGCATTCCGATCCTGATGGTCGAACAGAACGCCCGCCAGGCGCTGGAAATCGCTGACAAGGGATACGTCCTGGTCCAGGGCCGCAACGCCTATACCGGCACCGGGAAAGAGCTGCTGGCCGATCCCGAAGTCCGCAAATCATTCCTGGGGGGCTAA
- a CDS encoding ABC transporter ATP-binding protein, which produces MIVVEDVHKHFGGFRAVDGASLEIAEGSITGLIGPNGAGKTTLFNVIAGVLPPTSGKVTMAGEDITGLPPHELFHKGLLRTFQIAHEFSSMSCRENLMMVPGAQSGEQLWNTWFGRKRIANEERALRAKADEVLEFLTIEHLADHKAGQVSGGQKKLLELGRTMMVDAKIVFLDEVGAGVNRTLLMTIGDTILRLNKERGYTFVVIEHDMDFIGKICGPVICMAEGKVLAEGSLGEIKANEQVIEAYLGTGLKNKDQLEQAQ; this is translated from the coding sequence ATGATCGTCGTCGAAGACGTGCATAAGCACTTTGGCGGATTCCGGGCGGTGGATGGTGCATCGCTTGAAATCGCCGAGGGTTCCATCACTGGGCTGATCGGCCCGAACGGAGCCGGAAAGACCACACTGTTCAACGTAATCGCAGGTGTCCTGCCGCCCACAAGCGGCAAGGTGACCATGGCGGGTGAGGACATCACCGGCCTGCCGCCGCATGAGCTGTTTCACAAGGGGCTGCTGCGGACGTTTCAGATCGCGCATGAGTTCAGCTCGATGTCGTGCCGCGAGAACCTGATGATGGTTCCGGGCGCGCAATCGGGCGAGCAGCTGTGGAACACCTGGTTCGGCCGCAAACGCATCGCAAATGAAGAGCGCGCATTGCGCGCCAAGGCCGATGAGGTGCTGGAGTTCCTGACCATCGAACATCTGGCTGACCACAAGGCGGGTCAGGTTTCGGGCGGTCAGAAGAAGCTGCTGGAACTGGGCCGGACCATGATGGTCGACGCCAAGATCGTCTTTCTCGACGAGGTTGGGGCCGGCGTGAACCGCACGCTCCTGATGACCATCGGCGACACCATCCTGCGCCTGAACAAGGAACGCGGATACACTTTCGTCGTCATCGAACACGACATGGATTTCATCGGCAAGATCTGTGGCCCCGTTATCTGTATGGCCGAGGGCAAGGTTCTGGCCGAGGGCTCGCTGGGCGAAATCAAGGCCAACGAGCAGGTGATCGAGGCCTATCTGGGCACCGGTCTGAAGAACAAGGATCAGTTGGAGCAGGCGCAATGA
- a CDS encoding ABC transporter substrate-binding protein produces MKKLLTATAATALMATTAMAGGHAKEVKLGIIFGFTGPIESLTPPMAAAAELAMKEATDSGLLLDAAKVTPIRADSTCIDSGAATAAAERLITSDGVNGIVGGDCSGVTGAILSNVALPNGMVMISPSATSPALSTAEDNGLFFRTAPSDARQGVVMTEVLMEQGVKEVALTYTNNDYGKGLADSFQGAFEAAGGTVTISAAHEDGKADYSAEVGALAAAGGEKLVIAGYVDQGGSGVMRAALDSGAFDSFHFPDGMYGAKLEENFGSEIDGSTGQLPGTDSPGAGTMVEMGEANGFDGTSSFVGESYDAAALIMLAMQAANSSAPGDYAGKVMDVANAPGEKIYPGELAKALQILKDGGEVDYVGATAVELIGGGESAGNYRQYEIKDGKITTVKFR; encoded by the coding sequence ATGAAAAAGCTGCTCACCGCAACTGCGGCAACGGCGCTGATGGCAACCACTGCAATGGCAGGCGGTCACGCCAAAGAAGTCAAACTGGGTATCATCTTCGGCTTTACCGGCCCGATTGAATCGCTGACCCCGCCGATGGCGGCGGCTGCCGAACTGGCGATGAAAGAAGCCACCGACAGCGGCCTGCTGCTGGACGCGGCCAAGGTCACCCCGATCCGGGCTGACTCGACCTGCATCGACTCGGGCGCAGCGACCGCGGCAGCCGAGCGTCTGATCACATCCGATGGCGTGAACGGCATCGTGGGCGGCGACTGCTCGGGCGTCACCGGTGCGATCCTGTCGAACGTTGCCCTGCCCAACGGCATGGTCATGATCTCGCCGTCGGCCACATCGCCTGCACTGTCGACCGCCGAAGACAACGGCCTGTTCTTCCGCACCGCGCCGTCGGATGCCCGTCAGGGCGTCGTGATGACCGAAGTTCTGATGGAACAGGGCGTCAAAGAGGTCGCGCTGACCTACACCAACAACGACTACGGCAAGGGTCTGGCAGACAGCTTCCAAGGCGCATTTGAAGCCGCGGGCGGCACCGTGACCATCTCGGCCGCACACGAAGACGGCAAAGCCGACTATTCGGCCGAAGTTGGCGCACTGGCAGCCGCGGGTGGCGAAAAGCTGGTGATCGCGGGCTACGTCGACCAGGGTGGTTCGGGCGTGATGCGCGCCGCACTCGACTCGGGCGCGTTTGACAGCTTCCACTTCCCCGATGGCATGTATGGCGCCAAGCTGGAAGAGAACTTTGGCTCAGAGATCGATGGCTCGACCGGTCAGCTGCCGGGCACCGACAGCCCTGGCGCAGGCACCATGGTCGAAATGGGCGAGGCCAACGGTTTTGACGGCACATCGTCGTTTGTGGGTGAATCCTATGACGCCGCAGCCCTGATCATGCTGGCCATGCAGGCTGCAAACTCCAGCGCACCGGGCGATTATGCCGGCAAGGTAATGGATGTTGCCAACGCACCGGGCGAAAAGATCTATCCGGGTGAGCTGGCCAAGGCGCTGCAGATCCTGAAGGACGGCGGCGAAGTCGACTATGTCGGCGCGACAGCTGTTGAGCTGATCGGCGGCGGCGAGTCGGCGGGCAACTATCGCCAGTACGAAATCAAGGACGGCAAAATCACCACTGTCAAATTCCGCTGA
- a CDS encoding PQQ-dependent sugar dehydrogenase: MWIRGAILLIMGLAQPLLAQTLNTRAGAVQLTQMIGGLDTPWAIGVLPTGGFLVTERDGDLLLVQDGQTTKLSGVPKVFARGQGGLLDVTIARDFARTREIFLTYSKRQRGGAGTALAVAKLDANGRRLTNVRTIFEAATGGSGGRHFGSRVVEGRDGTLFVTIGDRGDRPSAQDRSNHNGTIVRVNRNGTVPRDNPFVGQAGIRPEIWSYGHRNPQGAGLDARGQLWTSEHGAKGGDEVNLVRKGANYGWPVISYGVHYSGGKIGEGTSKPGMEQPKHYWDPSIAPSGLMVYSGKLWPAWRGDLFVGSLKFDYISRLDGGNVREVEQIKGPQTERVRDIVEAPDGAIWYISVGQGAVYRMTPAR; this comes from the coding sequence ATGTGGATAAGGGGCGCGATTCTGCTGATCATGGGTTTGGCACAGCCCTTGCTGGCACAGACGTTGAACACGCGGGCGGGTGCCGTGCAGCTGACCCAGATGATTGGCGGGCTGGACACACCTTGGGCCATCGGGGTTCTGCCAACGGGCGGCTTTCTTGTCACCGAGCGTGACGGTGATCTGCTGTTGGTGCAGGACGGACAAACCACCAAACTCTCGGGCGTGCCCAAGGTTTTCGCGCGCGGACAGGGTGGGTTGCTGGACGTCACCATCGCGCGCGATTTCGCACGCACGCGCGAGATATTTCTGACCTATTCCAAACGGCAGCGGGGCGGCGCGGGCACCGCTCTGGCGGTGGCCAAGCTGGATGCCAACGGTCGCAGGCTGACCAATGTACGCACGATCTTTGAGGCCGCAACAGGCGGCTCGGGCGGGCGACACTTTGGCAGCCGCGTGGTCGAGGGGCGCGATGGGACGCTGTTTGTCACCATCGGGGATCGGGGTGATCGGCCATCGGCGCAAGACAGATCGAACCACAATGGAACCATTGTGCGGGTCAACCGTAATGGGACCGTGCCGCGCGACAATCCGTTTGTGGGCCAGGCGGGCATCCGCCCCGAGATCTGGTCCTATGGCCACCGCAATCCGCAAGGGGCCGGTTTGGACGCGAGGGGACAGCTATGGACATCCGAACACGGCGCAAAAGGCGGGGATGAGGTCAACCTTGTGCGCAAAGGCGCAAACTATGGCTGGCCGGTGATTTCCTATGGTGTCCACTATTCCGGCGGCAAGATCGGCGAAGGGACGTCAAAACCCGGCATGGAGCAGCCCAAACATTATTGGGATCCGTCGATCGCGCCATCGGGACTGATGGTTTATTCCGGCAAGCTCTGGCCCGCATGGCGCGGCGATCTTTTTGTGGGTTCACTGAAATTCGACTACATCTCGCGCCTGGACGGTGGCAACGTGCGCGAGGTCGAACAGATCAAAGGGCCTCAGACCGAGCGCGTTCGCGACATTGTCGAGGCCCCGGATGGCGCGATCTGGTACATCTCGGTCGGGCAGGGCGCCGTTTACCGGATGACGCCCGCACGCTAA
- a CDS encoding GNAT family N-acetyltransferase: MLPRALQHHALPRTRGAGLAPVGVIETPRLLLRPARAEDLGDIHKVFSDPQAMRYWDRPPYEDITVTAKLLSGLMNQDPETSFDLVVELDGVCIGKAGMWRTPEIGYILHPDHWGKGLAFEALSAFLPRAFERFDRELVFKAECDPRNLASGALLRKLGFRRTRQEKANFGYGDVEWCDTDYYEFIRPELRIC, from the coding sequence ATGCTACCGCGCGCACTACAACACCACGCCCTACCGCGAACGCGGGGCGCAGGCCTCGCGCCTGTCGGTGTGATCGAAACACCCAGACTGTTACTAAGGCCTGCGCGGGCTGAAGATTTGGGAGATATCCACAAGGTGTTTTCCGATCCCCAAGCCATGCGCTATTGGGATCGGCCGCCATATGAGGACATCACCGTCACGGCAAAGCTGTTGTCGGGCCTGATGAACCAAGACCCCGAAACCAGTTTCGACCTGGTAGTCGAGCTGGATGGTGTCTGTATCGGTAAGGCTGGTATGTGGCGAACGCCCGAGATCGGCTACATCCTACACCCAGATCATTGGGGCAAAGGGTTGGCGTTCGAGGCCTTGTCGGCCTTTCTGCCGCGCGCATTTGAGCGATTTGATCGCGAGCTTGTCTTCAAGGCCGAATGTGACCCACGCAATCTTGCCTCTGGTGCGCTACTTAGAAAGCTCGGGTTTCGCAGGACGCGCCAGGAAAAAGCCAACTTTGGTTATGGTGACGTCGAGTGGTGCGATACTGATTATTATGAGTTTATACGGCCCGAACTCAGAATTTGCTGA
- a CDS encoding GlxA family transcriptional regulator, protein MQEQRQVVEVDTDQTKPKRFVFVLLDKFSMLSFASALDSLRIANRMSNKELYSWILLGEGGDVVSCSAGTTFKLDDDLIELARDDVILLCGGVDVQISTTKKVLNWLRREARKGLKIAGLCTGAYTMAKAGLLDGKKATIHWENADSFAEEFDEVELTKSVFLLEGNRMTTAGGTSSIDLMLKVIAENHGEELANAVADQMIYSSIRTDQDTQRLSTPTRIGVRHPKLSQVIQMMEKNIEEPISPSILAKDVGMSTRQLERLFRRYLNRSPKRYYMELRLQKARNLLMQTDMSVINVALACGFASPSHFSKCYRAHYNTTPYRERGAQASRLSV, encoded by the coding sequence ATGCAAGAGCAACGCCAAGTTGTCGAAGTGGACACCGATCAGACCAAGCCAAAACGGTTCGTCTTTGTCCTTTTGGACAAGTTTTCGATGCTGTCCTTCGCCTCGGCGCTCGACAGTCTTAGGATCGCAAACCGAATGTCGAACAAAGAGCTATACAGCTGGATCTTGTTGGGCGAAGGCGGTGATGTGGTCAGCTGTTCTGCGGGGACCACGTTCAAGCTGGACGATGATCTGATCGAGTTGGCGCGCGACGACGTTATTCTGCTGTGCGGCGGCGTCGATGTGCAAATCTCCACGACCAAGAAGGTGTTGAACTGGCTGCGCCGCGAGGCCCGCAAGGGGCTCAAGATCGCGGGGCTGTGCACCGGGGCCTATACGATGGCAAAGGCCGGTCTGTTGGATGGCAAGAAAGCAACGATCCATTGGGAGAACGCCGACAGCTTTGCCGAAGAGTTCGACGAGGTCGAGCTGACGAAATCGGTCTTCCTGCTTGAGGGCAACCGGATGACCACTGCGGGTGGCACCTCGTCCATCGACTTGATGCTCAAGGTGATTGCCGAAAATCACGGCGAAGAGCTGGCAAATGCCGTTGCGGATCAGATGATCTATTCCTCGATCCGGACCGACCAGGACACGCAACGCCTGTCGACGCCAACGCGAATCGGTGTGCGTCACCCAAAGCTGAGCCAGGTCATCCAGATGATGGAAAAGAACATCGAGGAACCGATCAGCCCCTCGATCCTGGCCAAGGATGTGGGCATGTCCACCCGGCAGCTGGAACGCCTGTTCCGCCGCTACCTGAACCGCTCTCCCAAGCGCTATTACATGGAACTGCGCCTGCAAAAGGCACGCAACCTGCTAATGCAGACTGATATGAGCGTGATCAATGTGGCACTGGCTTGCGGCTTTGCCTCGCCTTCGCATTTTTCGAAATGCTACCGCGCGCACTACAACACCACGCCCTACCGCGAACGCGGGGCGCAGGCCTCGCGCCTGTCGGTGTGA
- a CDS encoding class II 3-deoxy-7-phosphoheptulonate synthase codes for MSEWQKQNWRTKPRVQMPDYTDAAALAAVESQLSNYPPLVFAGEARTLKQQLGAAARGEAFLLQGGDCAESFEQFSADGIRDTFKVMLQMAMVLTYGAKVPVVKVGRMAGQFAKPRSAPTEVVDGVELPSYRGDIINELAFTPEARIPDPKKMLQAYTQAAATLNLLRAFSTGGFADMKRVHSWTLGFTDDQEVQKYSEIANRIQDSIDFMAAAGINSDTMHEFSTVEFYTSHESLLLEYEEALTRLDSTSGNWLAGSGHMIWIGDRTRQPDGAHVEFCSGVLNPIGLKCGPTTTAEDLKVLMAKLNPENEEGRLTLIARFGAGNVGEHLPRLIKAVKEEGANVTWVCDPMHGNTIKSSTGYKTRPFDSVLREVRDFFGVHSAEGTIPGGVHFEMTGQDVTECTGGVRAVTDEDLSDRYHTACDPRLNASQSLELAFLVAEELSKLRLDREARAAG; via the coding sequence ATGAGTGAGTGGCAAAAACAGAACTGGCGCACCAAACCGCGGGTTCAGATGCCCGACTATACCGATGCCGCGGCCCTGGCCGCAGTCGAGTCACAGCTTTCGAACTATCCGCCGCTGGTGTTTGCAGGAGAGGCCCGGACCCTCAAGCAACAACTGGGTGCTGCCGCGCGCGGCGAGGCTTTTCTGCTGCAGGGCGGCGATTGCGCCGAAAGCTTTGAGCAATTCAGCGCGGACGGGATTCGCGACACGTTCAAAGTGATGCTGCAGATGGCGATGGTGCTAACCTATGGCGCCAAAGTGCCGGTGGTCAAAGTGGGCCGCATGGCGGGCCAATTCGCCAAACCGCGTTCGGCCCCGACCGAGGTGGTGGATGGCGTCGAGCTGCCCAGCTACCGTGGTGACATCATCAACGAGCTGGCCTTCACGCCCGAGGCGCGCATTCCCGATCCCAAGAAGATGCTGCAGGCCTATACACAGGCTGCCGCAACGCTGAACCTGCTCCGGGCTTTTTCGACCGGTGGTTTTGCCGACATGAAGCGTGTGCATTCCTGGACCCTGGGCTTTACCGATGATCAGGAAGTGCAAAAGTATTCCGAGATCGCCAACCGCATCCAGGACAGCATCGATTTCATGGCAGCTGCCGGCATCAATTCGGACACCATGCACGAGTTCTCGACGGTTGAGTTCTACACCAGCCATGAAAGCCTGCTGCTGGAATATGAAGAGGCATTGACCCGTCTTGATTCGACATCCGGCAATTGGCTGGCAGGTTCTGGCCACATGATCTGGATCGGCGACCGCACCCGTCAGCCAGACGGTGCACACGTCGAATTCTGCAGTGGTGTTCTGAACCCCATCGGTCTGAAATGCGGCCCGACCACCACAGCCGAAGACCTCAAGGTGCTGATGGCCAAGCTGAACCCCGAAAACGAAGAGGGGCGTTTGACCCTGATCGCACGCTTTGGGGCAGGCAACGTGGGCGAGCATCTGCCGCGTCTGATCAAAGCCGTGAAAGAGGAAGGGGCCAATGTGACCTGGGTCTGTGATCCGATGCACGGCAACACGATCAAATCTTCGACCGGTTACAAAACGCGCCCGTTCGACTCGGTTCTGCGCGAGGTGCGCGACTTCTTTGGTGTGCATTCCGCCGAAGGCACCATACCCGGTGGCGTGCATTTCGAGATGACCGGCCAGGACGTAACCGAATGCACCGGTGGCGTCCGCGCCGTGACAGACGAGGATTTGAGCGACCGCTATCACACGGCTTGCGATCCGCGCCTGAACGCCAGCCAGTCGCTGGAATTGGCGTTCCTGGTGGCCGAAGAGCTGTCGAAACTCCGTCTGGATCGCGAAGCCCGCGCTGCAGGCTAA
- a CDS encoding PAS domain-containing protein: MRRFLGDTLSDKLEKVVSMDRFRSGRSLSPLRQAEAYWSALRTDEDVPLRSAIDPRGLENILPYAFILERIAPGIARFRLAGQHLTELTGMEVRGMPLTAMFTGAARAEVGAVLEHMFDTPAVAELDLIAERRFALSPLEARMVLLPLKSDFGDTSRALGVVVAEGELSKRTSHSFDVARSRLRNLCGEQTIPPVVEQETQGFAEEESEFQAAPHLRLVASRDEM, encoded by the coding sequence ATGCGGCGTTTTTTGGGTGACACGTTGAGTGACAAATTGGAGAAGGTGGTTTCGATGGACCGGTTTCGCAGTGGACGCAGCCTGTCTCCTCTCCGTCAGGCGGAAGCTTATTGGTCCGCCTTGCGTACCGATGAGGATGTTCCCTTGCGGTCGGCCATCGACCCGCGCGGTTTGGAAAACATCCTTCCATATGCATTCATTCTGGAACGCATTGCGCCGGGTATCGCCCGTTTTCGCCTGGCCGGTCAGCACCTGACAGAACTTACGGGAATGGAAGTGCGCGGCATGCCCCTGACCGCTATGTTCACCGGCGCGGCCCGCGCCGAAGTTGGTGCCGTTCTTGAACATATGTTCGACACCCCTGCCGTGGCCGAACTGGACCTGATCGCCGAACGTCGCTTTGCACTTAGCCCGCTAGAGGCACGGATGGTCCTTCTGCCGCTCAAAAGCGATTTTGGCGACACCAGCCGGGCATTGGGTGTTGTTGTCGCCGAAGGGGAACTGAGCAAGCGGACCTCGCACAGCTTTGATGTCGCGCGCTCGCGGTTGCGCAACCTGTGTGGCGAGCAGACAATCCCCCCCGTCGTCGAGCAGGAAACACAGGGCTTTGCCGAGGAAGAATCCGAATTCCAGGCCGCGCCACACCTGCGTTTAGTTGCCTCTCGCGATGAGATGTGA
- a CDS encoding YicC/YloC family endoribonuclease — translation MIRSMTGFASARGESGPHSWAWELRSVNSKGLDLRIRVPDWLEGLEAALRASLPKSVARGSVTVSLRVSRAEDTGGLQLNSATLDAALAALSEIEDRAMQRGVTLAPSKASDLLALRGMLEVSAGDDDPAPLVAQMKTEFADLIAAFLQMRSTEGQALHAILSAQLDTVETLTAQAADLAEARTAQVAEALKTNLARVLDNTDGADADRVAQELALIAVKSDVTEEIDRLKAHVAAARDLLAQDGAVGRKLDFLMQEFNREANTLCSKSQNTELTAVGLELKAVIDQMREQVQNVE, via the coding sequence ATGATCAGATCGATGACAGGCTTTGCATCCGCACGCGGAGAAAGCGGCCCGCACAGCTGGGCCTGGGAGCTACGCAGCGTGAATTCCAAGGGGTTGGATCTGCGCATCCGGGTTCCCGATTGGCTCGAAGGGCTCGAGGCCGCGCTGCGCGCCAGTCTGCCCAAATCGGTCGCGCGTGGAAGCGTGACGGTGTCGCTGCGGGTCAGCCGTGCTGAGGACACAGGCGGATTGCAATTGAACTCGGCAACCTTGGATGCCGCTTTGGCCGCTCTGTCCGAGATCGAAGATCGTGCTATGCAACGCGGCGTGACACTGGCCCCCTCCAAAGCATCCGATCTGCTTGCTTTGCGCGGCATGCTCGAGGTCAGCGCCGGCGATGATGACCCTGCACCGCTTGTTGCGCAAATGAAGACCGAGTTTGCCGATCTGATCGCGGCATTTCTGCAAATGCGCAGCACCGAAGGCCAGGCGCTGCACGCTATCCTGTCCGCTCAGCTGGACACGGTCGAAACCTTGACTGCCCAGGCCGCGGACCTGGCCGAGGCGCGTACGGCGCAGGTGGCCGAGGCTCTCAAGACCAATCTGGCTCGGGTGCTGGACAACACCGACGGGGCTGATGCCGACCGTGTTGCACAGGAACTGGCCCTGATCGCCGTAAAATCGGACGTCACCGAAGAGATCGACCGCCTCAAAGCCCATGTCGCCGCCGCGCGTGATCTGCTGGCGCAGGACGGGGCCGTGGGCCGTAAGCTGGATTTCCTGATGCAAGAATTCAACCGCGAAGCCAACACGCTGTGTTCGAAATCGCAAAACACCGAGCTGACCGCCGTGGGGCTGGAGCTGAAAGCCGTGATCGACCAGATGCGCGAACAGGTTCAAAATGTCGAATAA